In Mycobacterium sp. Aquia_216, a genomic segment contains:
- a CDS encoding MSMEG_0565 family glycosyltransferase produces MRVALLTYSTKPRGGVVHTLSLAEALADLGVAVTVWSLARANDHGFFRRVDPAVNVRLVDFVDYPGDTITDRVMRSIDLLRNAFTPGDYDIVHAQDCISANAVDNCVRTIHHLDEFTTPVLAACHEQAITNPYARICVSAAVADEVASKWGFRPTVIPNGVQAQRFIDAASDDAAATAARARWRDRLGRYVLTVGGIEPRKGTIDLVGAYHLARKENPDLALVVAGGETLFDYRDYRAAFDLRCTELNVKPVILGAIDDVLLPSLVAGCEAFCFPSTKEGFGLAALEALAAGRPVVARDLPVLREVFGTTISYARDVVGMAAALNTAIQASYDSRPGRRLAQTMTWNAAARAHIDFYRNHPNPLLRSA; encoded by the coding sequence CTGCGCGTTGCGTTGCTGACCTACTCGACCAAGCCTCGGGGCGGTGTGGTGCACACGCTGAGCCTCGCCGAAGCACTCGCCGATCTCGGGGTTGCGGTGACCGTATGGTCGTTGGCCCGCGCCAACGATCATGGCTTCTTTCGCCGCGTGGACCCGGCCGTAAACGTGCGCCTGGTGGACTTCGTCGACTATCCCGGCGACACCATCACCGACCGCGTCATGCGTTCGATCGACTTGCTGCGCAATGCATTCACGCCCGGCGACTACGACATCGTGCACGCGCAGGACTGCATCAGCGCCAACGCCGTCGACAACTGCGTCCGCACCATTCACCACCTCGACGAATTCACCACTCCTGTCCTGGCCGCATGTCACGAGCAAGCCATCACCAACCCCTACGCCCGGATTTGTGTCTCTGCCGCCGTCGCCGACGAGGTCGCCTCGAAGTGGGGCTTCCGGCCCACCGTTATCCCGAACGGCGTTCAGGCGCAGCGGTTTATCGACGCCGCATCCGACGACGCGGCAGCAACGGCAGCGCGTGCGCGGTGGCGTGACCGCCTGGGACGGTATGTGCTCACGGTGGGCGGTATCGAACCGCGTAAAGGAACCATCGACTTGGTTGGTGCATATCACCTTGCGCGCAAGGAGAATCCCGACCTCGCACTGGTCGTCGCGGGTGGTGAAACACTGTTCGACTACCGCGACTACCGCGCCGCGTTCGACCTGCGCTGCACCGAGCTCAACGTCAAGCCAGTCATCCTTGGTGCCATCGACGACGTGTTACTGCCGAGCCTGGTGGCCGGATGCGAGGCATTCTGTTTCCCTTCCACGAAGGAGGGGTTCGGCCTAGCGGCACTAGAAGCACTGGCCGCGGGACGACCAGTGGTCGCGCGCGACTTGCCGGTATTGCGTGAGGTTTTCGGAACGACGATCAGCTACGCGCGTGACGTCGTCGGCATGGCCGCCGCGTTGAACACCGCCATCCAAGCGTCCTACGACTCCAGACCTGGGCGTCGCCTCGCTCAGACGATGACTTGGAACGCCGCGGCGCGAGCGCATATCGACTTTTACCGCAATCACCCGAATCCGTTGCTCCGGTCAGCTTGA
- a CDS encoding MarR family winged helix-turn-helix transcriptional regulator translates to MSAVDAAKIWSLNYRLLLSVISCAEAEICALGLESKELLLLAEIDEHPYPAELAATLSMPKATVTLYLKRLEAAGFARREIDPSDLRRHRLELTAAGRQVARNGLALLSDEFNKRLGRLSAAQQKDLKRLLEKIV, encoded by the coding sequence ATGTCTGCGGTGGATGCGGCCAAGATCTGGTCACTGAACTATCGGCTGCTGCTTTCGGTCATCTCGTGCGCCGAGGCGGAGATCTGCGCGCTGGGGCTCGAGTCCAAGGAACTGCTCCTGCTCGCCGAGATCGACGAACATCCCTACCCGGCCGAACTGGCCGCGACGTTGAGCATGCCTAAGGCGACGGTGACGCTTTACCTGAAACGGCTTGAGGCCGCTGGATTCGCGCGCCGCGAGATCGACCCGTCCGATTTGCGGCGCCATCGTCTCGAGCTCACCGCAGCCGGGCGCCAAGTCGCCAGGAACGGCCTGGCGCTGCTGTCCGACGAGTTCAACAAGCGGCTGGGACGCCTGAGTGCAGCGCAGCAAAAGGACCTCAAAAGGCTGCTCGAGAAAATCGTCTGA
- a CDS encoding aldo/keto reductase: MPLDQYVTLGRSGLRVSPLCLGAMTFGEDLGWGTSVEESQQIIDRYTELGGNFIDTANFYTRSHSEKIIGDHVGRHADRRDRLVIATKFSGNLYPGDPNGGGSGRKSLINACENSLRRLQTDYIDLYWLHMWDTNTPIEETMAALDDLVAAGKVRYIGVSDTPAWKIVEANLIARFRGWSAFVGLQIEYSLLERTVERELVPMASEFGLGITPWSPLKSGVLSGKYTRRNAGQHNADRGALVDSFLTEKTYAVIDELEVIAKAHDTNVASVALAWVHAQSAVSSIIIGARRLSQLDDNVRAVDVNLSADEMARLDKLTKPSLGFPQTMLEMASGMIQGGTTINGVFGPTSEYVMPEGGKPY, translated from the coding sequence ATGCCTCTGGATCAATACGTGACACTCGGACGGTCTGGCTTGCGCGTCAGCCCCCTGTGCCTGGGGGCGATGACGTTCGGCGAAGACCTCGGCTGGGGTACCAGCGTGGAAGAGTCCCAACAGATCATCGATCGCTACACCGAACTCGGCGGCAACTTCATCGATACCGCGAACTTCTACACCCGGAGTCATTCGGAGAAGATCATCGGCGACCACGTGGGCCGCCACGCGGATCGCCGCGATCGCCTGGTGATCGCGACCAAGTTCAGCGGCAACCTCTATCCCGGTGATCCCAACGGCGGCGGCTCGGGCCGCAAATCGCTGATCAACGCCTGCGAAAACTCGCTGCGACGCCTGCAAACCGACTACATCGACTTGTACTGGCTGCACATGTGGGACACCAACACCCCCATCGAGGAGACGATGGCGGCACTCGACGACCTCGTTGCGGCCGGCAAGGTTCGCTACATCGGAGTTTCGGATACCCCGGCGTGGAAGATCGTCGAGGCCAACCTGATCGCCCGCTTCCGCGGCTGGTCCGCATTCGTCGGCCTGCAGATCGAGTACTCGCTGCTCGAACGCACCGTCGAACGGGAGCTGGTTCCGATGGCCAGCGAATTCGGCCTCGGCATCACGCCGTGGTCGCCGCTGAAAAGCGGCGTGCTTAGCGGCAAGTACACCCGGCGAAATGCCGGTCAGCACAACGCCGATCGGGGCGCCCTCGTCGACAGCTTCCTCACCGAGAAAACCTACGCGGTCATCGACGAACTCGAGGTCATCGCCAAAGCGCACGACACGAATGTTGCCAGCGTGGCACTGGCATGGGTGCATGCACAGTCCGCCGTCTCGTCGATCATCATTGGGGCGCGCCGACTCTCGCAGCTCGATGACAATGTTCGCGCCGTCGACGTCAACCTCAGCGCCGACGAAATGGCCCGGCTCGACAAGCTGACCAAACCGAGTCTTGGCTTCCCCCAGACCATGCTGGAGATGGCTTCGGGCATG